Genomic DNA from Paenibacillus borealis:
CTTCAATGATATGGCCGCCAACATTCAGGGGCTGATCAACAGCGTATATGTGCAGGGGATACAGAAGAAGCAGGCAGAGCTGGAAGCCCTGCAGGCGCAGATTAATCCGCATTTCCTCTATAATACGCTCTCCACGATAAGCAGCCTGGCCAATCTGGGCGAAATCGGCAAGGTCACGGAGATGGTCCAGGGACTGTCGCGTTTCTACCGGCTGACGCTGAACCAGGGCAATGTGTACATTGAACTGGAGAAGGAGCTGGAGCAGGTGGCGACTTACCTGGAAATCCAGCGGGTCAAATATGCGGATGCATTCACTCTGTATGTTGATGTGGATGAGGAGATTATGCAAATGCAGGTTATTAAGCTGGTGCTGCAGCCTTTTGTGGAGAATATCTTCAAGCATGCCTGGTTTGGCGAGTCGATTGCCATCCGTCTGACAGGACGGAGAGTCGGCAGCAATATTGAGCTGAAGATCATCGACAATGGAATCGGCATGCGTCCGGAGGTCGTTAAAAGAATGATGCAGGGCAAGGGACAGTCCGGCGGGTATGGGGTGAAGAACGTCAATGAGCGGATCAAGCTCAGATACGGTGACGCGTACGGTGTGACGATTGCCAGCTTCTACGGAGGAGGAACAACCGTTCAGCTGCTTCTCCCTGCCGGGCTTCAGGATCACGAGGACCTATGAGGAATGCCGCTGACCCGTTATGGGGCAGAGCATCTTGTATAAGCACAGGAGGAAATGATTGCGATGAGTATCAATGTATTGCTGGTAGATGATGAAGCTGTTGATCTGGAGTGGCTGCGGCGCAGAGTGCTGGCAAGCCCGCTCGATATTGCAGTAGTAGGAACGGCGAACAGCGGCTTCAATGCGCTTAAGATTATGGAGCAGGAGCGGATCGACATTATCCTGTCAGATATACGGATGCCCATTATGACCGGAACGGAGTTTGCACGCAGGGCTAAGGTCATCCATCCCAAGGTCAAAATCGTCTTCATCAGCGGCCATGAGGATTTCAGCTATGCCAAGGAGGCTATTGAGATCAATGCCTCCGGCTATTTGCTGAAGCCCGTTGAGGATAAGGATTTGTACGACATGCTGGATTCTCTGTGCGCAGCTATGGAGAAGGAGAGGGAGCAGAACCGTTCCTTCAGCGAAGCCTTGTCCCTTGTGAACAAGGAGCTTATCCTGCGCTGGTTCGAGGAGCCTTCTCCTGAACCCGCTGAGCCGCATTTGCGCAGTGCCCTCACTCCGCTTCTGGTGAAAGGGGCGGCTGCAGCACTTGTCGAGATCGATGATCTGGAATGGAAAATGCGGGATCTGTCCGAGGAGGATGCCCGCGTGAAGACGCGGCAAATGGCCGGATTGATTAAATCCTTCGTGGAGGATGGCAAGCTGGGCACGCTGATTCCTGTCCATCATCACCGGTTTGTCATTCTCTGCAGCCTTCCGCAGGACAGCTTCCTGAATCTGCTGGATGAGCTAATCCGCAAGATGGCGGAGTCTTCCCCCTGCACGTTAACCATCGGTGTCGGACGATATGCCCAGGATGAAACGGGACTGCACGAATCCTACCAGCAGGCACAGGCCGCCCTCAGCGCGAAGTGGCTGCTCGGGAAGAACCGGCTGATCCGGGATAACATGGAGTCTTCGCCGCGCGGGACGCCGGGTGCCCGGATCGAACAGACAGTGGTGAAGCTGCTGGAGGCGATCATTCAATATGATCTGGTGGCCATCGACGACCAGCTGCTGGAGCTGTTCACGAGTGCCGGCAAGAAGGATGTCTATGAGCTGATTATCCGCATCACCTCCAAGCTGCATGCGGATCTGCAGCAGCAGAACGAGAACCTGTATGAGCTGCTGCAATGGGAATCCCATCAGCCGGATATTCTGTTCCAGTTCGAGACGATCCACGATATTCTGTCCTGGATGCGGCGCAGATTCTTCGAGCTGTCGGAGCTGCTGTATGTGAAGCGGCAGCGGCAGAAGCGTAAGCTGATCGATGAGATTATGAACTATGTGGAGGAGAATCTGGAGAAGAAGATTACCCTGAAGGAGGTAGCCGCCCATTTCGACTTCACACCGAACTATTTGGGTTATCTGTTCAAGGAAGAATACGGGCTTCCTTTCAGTGAATTCGTGAATGAGCGCAAGACGGGCCGGGTATTCGAGCTGCTGGGTGATCCGACACTCAAAATCTATGAGATTGCCGAGCGCATGGGCTACAAGAACATTATCTATTTCAACCGGCAGTTTAAGCAGATCACAGGCATGACGCCGGGAGAGTACCGCAAGAAACAGAAAATATAGTCTGCCAAACGTTGCCAGTCCGGGTTATCAATCCGGAGGCAACGTTTTTTTTGTTTTTGGGGAATGGTATATATTAACCGATCGTTGAAAAAGTATTAGTTTTAGTTGCTAGGCTTAATCCACACCAGGAAAGCGCTTCTTTATAATAAAGCTATAGAGAAAAGGGATTGATGGAAAGGGGATTCAAGATGAAACAGAAACAACATGGATTCTGGGATGATGTGAAGAAGTACAGATCCTTGCTCCTCATGCTTGTACCGGCGGTATTGTTCTTCCTGCTCTTTGCTTATATTCCGATGTCAGGCATTATACTGGCGTTTAAGCAATACGACTACACCGGCGGGGTCTTCGGCAGCCCCTGGAACGGATGGGACAACTTTAAATTCTTCTTCAATTCTGGTGACGCCTGGCGCGTAACACGAAACACAGCGCTGTACAATATTGCTTTTATCGTTGTGAACAACGTGATTCAGATCTGCGCGGCTATCCTGCTGTTCGAGGTTGCCGGCAAATGGTTCCGGAAAATTACCCAGACGGTATTGTTCCTGCCTTACTTCATTTCCTGGGTTGTGGTTGGAGCCATTGCCTACAACCTGTTCAACTTCGACGTAGGTACCATTAACGTATTGCTGAAGGGACTCGGCATGCAGCCGGTGGACATCTATAATACCGCTGCCTACTGGCCGGTAATCCTGGTGGTCGTATCCGCCTGGAAGACGCTGGGCTATGGTACAATCATGTATCTTGCAGCCATCACCAGCATTGATACTGAAATGTACGAAGCGGCTGAGATTGACGGGGCGAATATTTTCCAGCGTATTATGAAGATCACGGTTCCGAACCTGATGCCTACGGTTATTATTCTGGTGCTGCTGGCTATCGGTAACGTCTTCCGCGGTGATTTCGGGATGTTCTACAATATGGTCGGCAACAACGGCCTGCTGTTCTCATCAACCGACGTCATCGACACCTTCGTGTTCCGCTCACTGACCACTTCCAATGAGATCGGGATGTCTGCTGCGGCCGGCTTCTATCAGTCACTGCTTGGTTTCGTAACCATCATGCTGGCTAACTATGCAGTACGCAAATATGATAAGGATCGTGCTCTATTCTAGGAAAAGGAGGTCATACTAAATGAGTTCAACTACTGCAAACTTGAAAACTCCGGAAGTTAGCCGGAAGCGCGGCAATAAGGATAAGATGATACTGGCCATCATCGGCTATGTGATGCTTACTGTGCTCGCTATATTCTGTATCTTCCCCTTCATTCTGGTCGTGTCCTCCTCTCTGAGTGAGGAGAGCACGATTATCGAAAAAGGGTTCCAGCTCTTCCCGTCCGCGTTCTCCACAGAGGCCTACAGCCTGCTGTTCAAGTATCCGGAGGAAATGCTCAGAGCTTATGGCATAACCATATCCGTAACCGCCATCGGAACATTGTTCGGATTGTTCCTGACTTCAATGACAGCCTATGTGCTGTCCCGGAGAGATTTCAAATGGCGCGGCCGCTTCTCCTTCTTCTTCTTCTTCACTACACTGTTCAGCGGCGGTCTGGTCCCTTGGTACCTGATGATTGTCAACTATCTGCATCTTAAAGATACATTGCTGGTGCTGATCCTGCCTTTGCTGATGAACGTGTTCTACATTATCGTCATGAAATCGTTCATGAGCAGCATCCCGGATGCCATTACAGAATCCGCCAAGATTGACGGCGCAGGCGATTTCCGGATTTTCATGCAGCTGATTGTTCCTTTGTCCAAGCCGGCTCTGGCTACCATTGGTCTGTTCATTGCCCTGGCCTACTGGAATGACTGGTATAACGCACTATTGTTTATCTCCAAATCAGAGCTCATGCCGCTGCAGTACTACCTCTACAAAATGCTCGGCAATATGGATGGCATGCGCAAGGCGATGATGGCTTCCGGTGCAGTTGTAAATACGGATCTGCCTACGGAGAGCTTGAAGATGGCCATGACCATTGTGGCTACAGGACCTATCCTGCTTGCTTATCCGTTCATCCAGAAATATTTTGTAACCGGACTTACGATTGGTGCAGTCAAAGGATGATCACAGGGAAACCTGGTTATCAATATAAACCCAATACTATTGAATTAGGGGGAAACATCGGTCATGAAAAATAAGACAAAGAAACTTACAGTTACGCTGGCAACAATGATGGCACTGGGTACCATTCTCAGTGCATGCGGCGGCAATAACAACGCAAATACAGGTGCAGAGGCTACGAATGCTCCGGCAACCGCAACAGAAGGAGCAGCAGCGAATTCCGGCGCTCCGGACACTTCCAAAGAAGTGAAGCTGAAGATGCTGCTGATCGGCGGACAGCCGGGGGATTACGATAAGGTGTTCGGAGAGCTGAACACGAAATTGAAAGAAAAAATCAATGCTACCGTAGAAACGGAATTCCTCGACTGGTCGGACTGGACACAGAAGTATCCGCTGAAATTTGCGGCTAATGAAGATTTTGACCTTGTGTATACAGCCAACTGGGCTCTCTATAATGATCAGGCGCTCAAGGGCGGCTTCCTTGAGCTGACGGACGATCTGCTGTCAAAGTACATGCCGCAAACCTGGGAAGCTATGCCTAAAGTAAACTGGGAGCAGGCTAAAGTAGACGGCAAGCTCTACATGGTTCCTAACAACAACGTTGAGGTTACCGACAAAGTGGTTCTGTACCGTGAGGATCTGCGCAAGAAATACAATCTTCCTGAAATCAACAGCCTTGAATCCTATGCTACTTATCTGAAAACGGTTGCCAAAGAAGAAACTGGAATTACCGCATACGGTGCCAAACCTGCCGACGGCTGGAAATGGCATGAGCTTGACCAGGCTACGCTGGAGCAGAACAATGACTGGAACCTGGTAGACGCTAACCTGCTGCCGCTGGCTTATAAGCTGGATGATGCAACCGGCAAAATTTTCAACATCTACGACACTCCTGAGTTCAGAGAGCTGCTTACCTACTACAAGGATCTTGCCGACAACGGCGTATGGTCCAAAAACGTAGTCAGCAATAAAAACGACGTATGGCAGGATATCAAAGCTGAGAAAGTTTCCTCCTACGCTCAGAACCTGGGTACTGTAGCAGCGAATGTAACGGAAATGCGCCGTGACAAGCCGGATGTTGAGCTGGCTATTGCTGACCTTACTCCAACCAAGAAGAAAATTGCGGCAATTTCGACCCAGAACGGTATGGCGATCCATGCGACTTCCAAGAACGTAGAACGTTCACTGATGCTGATCGACCTGCTGCAGAATGACAAGGAAATTCATGATTTGACCATGTACGGTATTGCCGGAACCAACTATATCCCTGACGGCGACAAGAAATACAGTGCAGGACCAGCAGCTGCTAACTACACAGGCTTCTCGAACTGGGGCTGGAACTCCCCGCTGAACCGTCAAGATTCGGCGTATCCGGTGGAAGCAGACAACATGTTCAACAGCTGGCAGTCCAGCATCTATCATTTCCCGCTTGAAACCTTCGTCTTCGACTCCACACCAGTGAAGAACGAAGTAGCCAACATCGGCAACGTGATGCTGCGTTATGCTATTCCGCTGGAATACGGCTTGATTGATGATCTCGACAAAGGCCAGGCTGATCTGATCAAACAGCTGAAATCCGCTGGTATTGACAAGGTTCAGACGGAGCTGCAGAGCCAGATCGATGCCTTCCTGGCAGTACAGAAATAATAGCTCAATAAAGGTGAAGCTAATGTAACGGCTTCCGGGCCACTCCAGAGCATAGCTTTGGGGTGGCTTTTTTATAAATATTAACGAAGAGAACAAGCAAATTGCAGAGGAGCCAATCACATGAAGCATACGATACAAGCCCATATTGCCCCGAAGGAAATCTATCCGTCGACCCTGCGTCTGGGGGGAAGCAACCCGGAGGGTGACCAGATCAGCTTCACCAATTACTACATGGAGCTGAACGGCAAGCCTTATTTCGCTATATGCGGCGAGTTCCACTATTCGCGATATCCGGAAGCGGACTGGGAGACAGAACTCCGGCAGATGAAAATGTCAGGGATCAATGTGATCGCCACCTATATCTTCTGGAATCATCATGAAGAAATAGAAGGGGAATTTAATTGGAGCGGCAACCGCGATCTCCGGAAGTTTGTGGAGCTGTGCCACGATAACGGGCTCTATGTTATCCTGCGTGTCGGTCCGTTCTGTCATGGCGAGGTCCGTAACGGGGGACTCCCGGACTGGCTGTTCGGGCGGGAATTCGATGTCCGCTCCAATGATGAAGGGTACCTGAGTTATGTAAGACGATTGTTCGCAGAGATTGGCCGGGAGGCTGATGGGCTGATGTACAAGGATGGCGGGCCGGTAATCGGCATTCAGCTGGAGAATGAATTCAATGCTGCCGCTGCGCTCTGGGAACAGACTGCGAAGCAGGGGGATGAATATCTTAGCGGCGGGATCGGCGGTGCGGAGGGTTCAGAGCATATGCGCCTGCTCAAGGAGTATGCGGTGGATTCCGGCCTGATTGCCCCGATCTATACGAGTACCGGCTGGGGAGAGGCACCGTTCCTGGAAGATGAAGTCCTGCCGCTGTATGGCGGATATGCCTATACCCCGTGGAGCATCAGCGATCCGAATCAGGTCCAGAAGCCGACACCTGAATATGTATTTGTGAATTTCCATGATGATCAGGCGCCGGGAGGCGAGTTCAATCCGCCGTATAGCCGGACGAAATACCCGTTTGCCTGCTGTGAGATGGGCGGCGGCATGCAGACCTGGTATCTGTCCCGCTTCCAGGTAGAGCCGGAAAGTGTACTGGCCATGACCCTGATGAAGCTTGCCGGAGGCTGCAACTTTATCGGGTATTATATGTTCCATGGCGGTACGAATCCCGTGGGCAGAACAGGTTACCTGAACGAGAGCACCACACCGAAGCTGACATATGATTTTCAGGCGCCGATTGGCGAGTTCGGACAGATTCGGGAGTCGAACGGCTTGCTGCGGCCGCTGCATTATTTCCTCCGCCGGTTCGCAGACCGGCTTGCTCCTATGGCAACCCTGCTTCCGGAAGGTGCAGAGGCGGTCACTCCTGAGGATGCCCATACGCTGCGTTATGCTGTCCGAACGGATGGCAAGTCCGGCTTCCTGTTTGTTAACAATTATCAGGATCATGTTGAGATGGATGGGCATGAGGGTGTTGTATTTGAAGTTAAGCTTGGGGAAGAGATGATCAGCTTCCCGCAGCGGAGTTCGCTGACCGTCAAGCCCAAGGCTTCATTCCTGCTGCCGTTTAACTTTGCACTTGACGGTCTGAATCTTAAGTATGCAACGGCCCAGCCGGTCACCGCAGTGGAATCTGCTGAAGCCGTCACCTATTTCTTCGCGATGCCGGAGGGTGTGGATGGTGAGTTCCAGCTGGATGCGCAGGACGGTATTCTCAGTGTGGCCACAGATGCCGGAACAATTGAAGGAAGCGGCAGCAGCTACAACATGCTCATTCCGCATCAGGTGTCGTCCATGATCGTTATCAAGCGTGACGGAGCCAGAGAAGCACGGATTTACGCGATGAGTGCCAAGGAAGCAGCAACCCTGTGGGAGCTTGAGGAGAATGGCCAGAGCCGGATAGTGTTGTCGGAGGTGCCGCTTGTGCAGACTCCGGACGGAATTGAATTCCTTAGCAGCGGCCAGAATGCCTTCACGTTCCGTGAATATGCCGGTGGAGCTGTGGCAGAAGCGCAGTGGAGCACTTTGCAGGCTGATGCATCCATCAGCGGACGGACGGAAGGCTGGTTCCGGAGCTATGAGGTGCAGGGTCCCCAGAAGGAGATCGCCCTTACCACGCGGCGGCTTCATGACCATAAGCTCGCGCTCCAGCTGCCGGAGGAGGTTCTCCAAGGAACCGGAGAAGTGCTGCTGAGCATTGATTATACCGGTAATGTGGGCTATGCCTTTGCGGGCGGGCAGCTGTTCCA
This window encodes:
- a CDS encoding beta-galactosidase — encoded protein: MKHTIQAHIAPKEIYPSTLRLGGSNPEGDQISFTNYYMELNGKPYFAICGEFHYSRYPEADWETELRQMKMSGINVIATYIFWNHHEEIEGEFNWSGNRDLRKFVELCHDNGLYVILRVGPFCHGEVRNGGLPDWLFGREFDVRSNDEGYLSYVRRLFAEIGREADGLMYKDGGPVIGIQLENEFNAAAALWEQTAKQGDEYLSGGIGGAEGSEHMRLLKEYAVDSGLIAPIYTSTGWGEAPFLEDEVLPLYGGYAYTPWSISDPNQVQKPTPEYVFVNFHDDQAPGGEFNPPYSRTKYPFACCEMGGGMQTWYLSRFQVEPESVLAMTLMKLAGGCNFIGYYMFHGGTNPVGRTGYLNESTTPKLTYDFQAPIGEFGQIRESNGLLRPLHYFLRRFADRLAPMATLLPEGAEAVTPEDAHTLRYAVRTDGKSGFLFVNNYQDHVEMDGHEGVVFEVKLGEEMISFPQRSSLTVKPKASFLLPFNFALDGLNLKYATAQPVTAVESAEAVTYFFAMPEGVDGEFQLDAQDGILSVATDAGTIEGSGSSYNMLIPHQVSSMIVIKRDGAREARIYAMSAKEAATLWELEENGQSRIVLSEVPLVQTPDGIEFLSSGQNAFTFREYAGGAVAEAQWSTLQADASISGRTEGWFRSYEVQGPQKEIALTTRRLHDHKLALQLPEEVLQGTGEVLLSIDYTGNVGYAFAGGQLFHDHFYNGLPWEIGLSRFRDVLRRGEIILETTPRRTGSITLAADAAMAVEKVFEGEATAVFHSVTATPVYRIALKR
- a CDS encoding ABC transporter permease, with amino-acid sequence MKQKQHGFWDDVKKYRSLLLMLVPAVLFFLLFAYIPMSGIILAFKQYDYTGGVFGSPWNGWDNFKFFFNSGDAWRVTRNTALYNIAFIVVNNVIQICAAILLFEVAGKWFRKITQTVLFLPYFISWVVVGAIAYNLFNFDVGTINVLLKGLGMQPVDIYNTAAYWPVILVVVSAWKTLGYGTIMYLAAITSIDTEMYEAAEIDGANIFQRIMKITVPNLMPTVIILVLLAIGNVFRGDFGMFYNMVGNNGLLFSSTDVIDTFVFRSLTTSNEIGMSAAAGFYQSLLGFVTIMLANYAVRKYDKDRALF
- a CDS encoding carbohydrate ABC transporter permease, encoding MSSTTANLKTPEVSRKRGNKDKMILAIIGYVMLTVLAIFCIFPFILVVSSSLSEESTIIEKGFQLFPSAFSTEAYSLLFKYPEEMLRAYGITISVTAIGTLFGLFLTSMTAYVLSRRDFKWRGRFSFFFFFTTLFSGGLVPWYLMIVNYLHLKDTLLVLILPLLMNVFYIIVMKSFMSSIPDAITESAKIDGAGDFRIFMQLIVPLSKPALATIGLFIALAYWNDWYNALLFISKSELMPLQYYLYKMLGNMDGMRKAMMASGAVVNTDLPTESLKMAMTIVATGPILLAYPFIQKYFVTGLTIGAVKG
- a CDS encoding ABC transporter substrate-binding protein — protein: MKNKTKKLTVTLATMMALGTILSACGGNNNANTGAEATNAPATATEGAAANSGAPDTSKEVKLKMLLIGGQPGDYDKVFGELNTKLKEKINATVETEFLDWSDWTQKYPLKFAANEDFDLVYTANWALYNDQALKGGFLELTDDLLSKYMPQTWEAMPKVNWEQAKVDGKLYMVPNNNVEVTDKVVLYREDLRKKYNLPEINSLESYATYLKTVAKEETGITAYGAKPADGWKWHELDQATLEQNNDWNLVDANLLPLAYKLDDATGKIFNIYDTPEFRELLTYYKDLADNGVWSKNVVSNKNDVWQDIKAEKVSSYAQNLGTVAANVTEMRRDKPDVELAIADLTPTKKKIAAISTQNGMAIHATSKNVERSLMLIDLLQNDKEIHDLTMYGIAGTNYIPDGDKKYSAGPAAANYTGFSNWGWNSPLNRQDSAYPVEADNMFNSWQSSIYHFPLETFVFDSTPVKNEVANIGNVMLRYAIPLEYGLIDDLDKGQADLIKQLKSAGIDKVQTELQSQIDAFLAVQK
- a CDS encoding response regulator; this encodes MSINVLLVDDEAVDLEWLRRRVLASPLDIAVVGTANSGFNALKIMEQERIDIILSDIRMPIMTGTEFARRAKVIHPKVKIVFISGHEDFSYAKEAIEINASGYLLKPVEDKDLYDMLDSLCAAMEKEREQNRSFSEALSLVNKELILRWFEEPSPEPAEPHLRSALTPLLVKGAAAALVEIDDLEWKMRDLSEEDARVKTRQMAGLIKSFVEDGKLGTLIPVHHHRFVILCSLPQDSFLNLLDELIRKMAESSPCTLTIGVGRYAQDETGLHESYQQAQAALSAKWLLGKNRLIRDNMESSPRGTPGARIEQTVVKLLEAIIQYDLVAIDDQLLELFTSAGKKDVYELIIRITSKLHADLQQQNENLYELLQWESHQPDILFQFETIHDILSWMRRRFFELSELLYVKRQRQKRKLIDEIMNYVEENLEKKITLKEVAAHFDFTPNYLGYLFKEEYGLPFSEFVNERKTGRVFELLGDPTLKIYEIAERMGYKNIIYFNRQFKQITGMTPGEYRKKQKI